Proteins from one Setaria italica strain Yugu1 chromosome V, Setaria_italica_v2.0, whole genome shotgun sequence genomic window:
- the LOC101755849 gene encoding malonyl-CoA:anthocyanidin 5-O-glucoside-6''-O-malonyltransferase, with translation MAVAPDQKQRPAGSSSASPHLRVHDTILVAPSPSPPETSLPLTFFDIIWLNSPPVERLLFYRLAPDADVATIISNLKDSLHKAFRVFYPLAGRLRLTPGTSDRYELYYSPGDAVTFTVAECDDGDADIDGLAAGDPREVAKIGTLVPPLAEGGGLFALQATLLSARRGLAIGVTVHHAACDGSNSTHFLHTWAAACSGTEAPPPPVIDRTLLADPRGLYNVFYQEAPSTDEMEFAKMSADQLFATFTLSKDDLQRIKEVVADEAARRGVAPPRCSSLVATFGFVWSCYQRAKESCGSGEGPMTCILFPVNHRSRMKPPLPERYLGNCVGPAFGMAPKSELAVAGVGGLFTACAAVASAIDEAVRDIGTSSMDAWLDRIKEASANGILSVAGSPRFRVYELDFGFGRPLKVDIVSVARTGAVAVAESRSCIGGMEVGVSLQPAGMDRYRKCFTDGIAWLHQRS, from the coding sequence atggccgtggcGCCGGACCAGAAGCAGCGACCTGCAGGGTCCTCCTCGGCATCTCCTCACCTCCGCGTCCACGACACCATCCTCGTggcgccgtccccgtcgccgccggagacCTCGCTCCCGCTCACCTTCTTCGACATCATCTGGCTCAACTCCCCGCCCGTCGAGCGCCTCCTCTTCTACCGCCTCGCCCCCGATGCTGACGTCGCCACCATCATCTCCAACCTCAAGGACTCCTTGCACAAGGCCTTCCGAGTCTTCtacccgctcgccggccgccttcGCCTCACTCCCGGCACATCGGACCGCTACGAGCTGTACTACAGCCCGGGTGACGCCGTCACCTTCACCGTCGCTGAGTGTGACGACGGCGATGCGGACATCGATGGCCTCGCCGCTGGCGACCCCCGAGAGGTAGCGAAGATCGGGACGCTGGTGCCGCCGttggcggagggcggcgggctGTTCGCCTTGCAGGCCACGCTGTTGTccgcgcgccgcggcctcgcCATCGGTGTGACCGTGCACCACGCCGCCTGCGACGGCTCGAACTCAACGCACTTCCTGCACACCTGGGCAGCCGCCTGCAGCGGCACCGAAGCTCCGCCCCCACCTGTCATCGACCGGACTCTCCTCGCGGACCCGAGGGGCCTCTACAACGTCTTTTATCAAGAGGCACCGAGCACTGATGAGATGGAGTTCGCCAAAATGTCCGCTGACCAGCTCTTCGCCACGTTCACTCTGTCCAAGGACGACCTGCAGCGCATCAAGGAGGTCGTGGCCGACGAGGCCGCGAGGCGCGGCGTTGCGCCGCCACGGTGCTCCTCTCTGGTTGCCACCTTCGGCTTCGTCTGGTCATGCTACCAGCGAGCCAAAGAGAGCTGCGGCTCCGGCGAGGGCCCAATGACCTGCATCCTCTTCCCTGTCAACCACCGCTCGCGGATGAAGCCTCCGCTCCCGGAAAGGTACCTCGGCAACTGCGTCGGCCCAGCATTCGGGATGGCACCCAAGAGCGAGCTGGCGGTGGCAGGCGTAGGAGGCCTCTTCACAGCGTGCGCCGCGGTCGCCTCCGCCATTGACGAAGCTGTGCGCGACATCGGGACATCCAGCATGGACGCCTGGTTGGACCGCATCAAGGAGGCAAGCGCAAATGGCATACTGTCCGTGGCTGGCTCACCGAGGTTCCGTGTCTACGAGCTGGACTTCGGTTTTGGCCGGCCACTGAAGGTGGACATCGTGTCCGTGGCGAGGACCGGtgcagtggcggtggcggagagccGGAGCTGCATCGGCGGGATGGAGGTCGGCGTGTCCTTGCAGCCGGCCGGCATGGATAGGTACCGGAAGTGCTTCACGGATGGTATCGCGTGGCTCCACCAGCGAAGCTGA
- the LOC101756512 gene encoding phenolic glucoside malonyltransferase 1 gives MDYRPRMKPPFPEKYIGNCVGPAFGMAPRGELAAAGVGGLFTACAAVASAIDEAVRDIGTYSMDAWMDRVRESVAALSVAGSPRFHVYELDFGFGRPVKVDIVSVARTGAVAVGESRSSTGGMEFGVSLQPAGMERYRKCFADAIAWLHERSR, from the coding sequence ATGGACTACCGCCCGCGGATGAAGCCTCCTTTCCCGGAAAAGTACATCGGCAACTGCGTCGGCCCAGCATTCGGGATGGCGCCCAGGGGCGAGCTGGCGGCGGCAGGCGTAGGAGGCCTCTTCACGGCGTGCGCCGCGGTCGCCTCCGCCATAGACGAAGCTGTGCGCGACATCGGGACATATAGCATGGATGCATGGATGGACCGCGTCAGGGAGTCAGTCGCGGCACTGTCCGTGGCTGGCTCTCCAAGGTTCCATGTCTACGAGCTGGACTTCGGATTTGGCCGGCCGGTGAAGGTGGACATCGTGTCCGTGGCGAGGACCGGTGCAGTGGCGGTGGGGGAGAGCCGGAGCAGCACCGGCGGGATGGAGTTTGGCGTCTCTTTGCAGCCGGCTGGCATGGAGAGGTACCGGAAGTGCTTCGCGGATGCTATCGCCTGGCTCCACGAGCGATCTCGCTGA